The Salinibacterium sp. M195 genome includes a window with the following:
- a CDS encoding DUF2254 domain-containing protein: MSEAATHSARRSSLRRWTATIRESIATELWPLPTLFIIIAVALGIALPLLDRAVDSSLAPGFERVLFAGGPEAARAVLSAVAGSLITATSLTFSLTVVALQLASSQASPRVLRTFLKDPTVHWTLAVFVGTFAYSLTVLRTIQDGSDTFDPVVPRLAVTLASLLTLASVVMLVLFLAHLARQLRIETTMRQVYLETSSTINLVASTMAVGRTELPEWPPDERIEFSLATRSGFIRSTDRSRLLTIAIKYDVVVREEHTVGHHVVSKTPVARWWPRDPMRHVDDEERDTINRAIAGAVDLAYERTASQDIGFGIRQLVDITARALSPGVNDPTTAVHTLGHISATLCSLAELPIQSMGLTDDDDLVRVIIKPHDFVSLLDIALTQPRRYGAGDPGVVERLFQLLQEVGYRAERSEQSEAVLQQIDRLEASVAAETYDFVERERFAHFAEAARAATVAHRWL; encoded by the coding sequence ATGAGCGAGGCAGCAACTCACAGTGCACGACGCAGCTCTCTGCGCCGGTGGACGGCAACCATTCGTGAATCGATCGCCACGGAGCTGTGGCCGCTGCCTACTCTGTTCATCATCATTGCGGTTGCACTGGGCATAGCGCTACCTCTTCTGGATCGCGCCGTCGACTCGTCCCTTGCCCCAGGGTTTGAGCGTGTGCTTTTTGCTGGAGGGCCGGAGGCCGCACGAGCGGTGCTCTCTGCCGTTGCTGGATCATTGATCACGGCAACCTCGCTAACCTTCTCCCTCACGGTTGTTGCATTGCAGCTCGCCAGCAGCCAAGCCTCCCCCCGCGTGCTGCGCACCTTCCTCAAAGACCCAACGGTGCATTGGACTCTCGCCGTCTTCGTTGGAACCTTTGCGTACTCCCTGACAGTACTGCGCACGATTCAGGATGGCTCCGACACTTTCGACCCTGTAGTGCCGCGGCTCGCCGTCACCCTGGCTTCGCTGTTGACGCTAGCGAGCGTCGTCATGCTTGTATTGTTTTTGGCGCATCTAGCCCGGCAACTACGCATTGAAACAACAATGCGTCAGGTTTATTTGGAGACCAGCAGCACGATCAACCTAGTGGCATCCACTATGGCGGTCGGTCGCACAGAGCTCCCCGAGTGGCCACCAGACGAACGCATCGAATTCAGCTTGGCCACACGGTCAGGATTCATCCGTTCCACCGATCGTTCGCGGCTCCTGACCATCGCGATTAAGTACGACGTTGTCGTGCGAGAAGAGCACACTGTCGGGCATCACGTCGTCAGCAAAACGCCCGTGGCACGGTGGTGGCCCCGTGACCCGATGCGCCATGTGGATGACGAAGAACGCGACACGATTAACCGGGCGATAGCGGGCGCCGTTGACCTCGCCTATGAGCGCACGGCCAGCCAAGATATTGGTTTCGGCATCCGGCAACTCGTTGACATCACTGCCCGCGCACTGTCGCCAGGGGTCAACGACCCCACGACCGCGGTGCACACGCTTGGCCACATTTCGGCAACGCTCTGTTCCCTGGCTGAGTTGCCCATCCAATCGATGGGGCTCACCGACGACGACGATCTCGTGCGCGTCATCATCAAACCTCACGATTTCGTGAGCCTGCTCGACATCGCCCTGACTCAACCACGACGCTATGGCGCAGGCGACCCCGGTGTGGTTGAGCGGCTCTTTCAGCTACTGCAAGAGGTCGGCTACCGCGCAGAACGAAGCGAGCAATCAGAGGCGGTGCTTCAGCAGATTGATCGGCTGGAGGCATCCGTTGCGGCCGAAACGTACGACTTCGTCGAGCGTGAACGGTTCGCCCACTTCGCCGAGGCGGCCCGCGCGGCGACCGTCGCTCACCGCTGGCTCTAG
- a CDS encoding beta-glucosidase: protein MENANRIVHSAGGMPISDAAVPVTTKASVHAFDEAVRAVRAGELDADEAAAQLIRLLTDKELLGLLDGDSPRRLLPFIPALLGRRPFVAGAVSRLGIPGIRFSDGARGVVIGAATAFPVTMARAATWDPELEQRVGVAIGAETRARGANYSASVCVNLLRHPAWGRAQECYGEDPVLVGQMGSALTRGVRVHTMACVKHFALNSMENERFEVDVEVDDHALHEVYLPHFKAVVDAGADSVMSAYNRVRGEYMDVNRALLTDVLRDEWGFTGFVTSDWVFGTHDAVVSLQAGMDVEMPLRMLRARALPAALRSGELDRATVLESAHRILRTSILQAATREQQEPKATMIASPAHRALALQAAAESIVLLKNDAVDEAPLLPLAPGTRRLAVIGRLADEDNLGDHGSSRVRPPSTVSPLQGLREAFPEAQITTATGKNESAAAELAAQAETVVVVVGLDQHDEGESVVTGGVDVGILGRAFNSGLSRRIFIGLAHLAARFVRGGDRSSLELRPSDASLIRAVTAANPRTVVVLIGGSAIVTDAWRDSVPALVLAWYGGMEGGHALASMLTGDTEPGGRLPFVIPRDAAHLPPFDSAAKAVVYDDKWGQRHLDGAGIAPAFPFGFGLGYTTMTHELLDHTFTDAGGSARILVTNTGDRDGSIVVQLYAADLSAEHPVAQLVGFQKVTLQRGKSATVQVALDAGPTLQRDPRTRQWHARAGDWALLAAQHSPSHWAGAVPLRPAAN from the coding sequence ATGGAGAATGCGAACCGCATCGTGCACAGCGCTGGCGGTATGCCGATCAGCGACGCAGCCGTGCCAGTCACGACGAAGGCTTCGGTGCACGCCTTTGACGAGGCGGTACGCGCTGTTCGTGCCGGCGAACTCGATGCTGACGAAGCCGCAGCCCAGCTCATTAGGCTCCTGACCGATAAGGAACTGCTCGGGTTGCTCGACGGTGATTCTCCCCGGCGACTCTTGCCCTTCATTCCCGCCCTCCTCGGTCGGCGACCATTCGTGGCCGGTGCGGTATCGCGGCTCGGCATCCCGGGCATTCGATTCAGCGACGGTGCTCGTGGTGTCGTGATAGGTGCGGCTACAGCGTTCCCCGTGACAATGGCGCGAGCAGCAACCTGGGATCCGGAGCTTGAGCAACGGGTCGGGGTAGCGATCGGCGCCGAGACCCGCGCGCGGGGCGCGAACTACTCTGCCTCGGTGTGTGTGAACTTGCTGCGGCATCCCGCCTGGGGCCGCGCGCAGGAATGTTACGGCGAAGATCCGGTGCTCGTCGGGCAGATGGGTTCGGCCCTCACTCGCGGTGTTCGCGTGCACACGATGGCCTGCGTGAAGCATTTCGCGCTCAACTCAATGGAGAACGAACGCTTCGAGGTCGACGTGGAAGTCGATGACCACGCGCTGCATGAGGTGTACTTGCCCCATTTCAAAGCCGTGGTGGATGCCGGAGCCGACTCTGTCATGAGCGCCTACAACCGGGTGCGCGGCGAATACATGGATGTTAATCGCGCCCTCCTGACGGATGTGCTGCGAGACGAGTGGGGTTTCACCGGTTTCGTGACGAGCGACTGGGTTTTCGGAACTCACGATGCGGTCGTCAGTCTGCAGGCCGGAATGGATGTCGAGATGCCGTTGCGCATGCTGCGGGCGCGCGCATTACCTGCCGCACTGCGTAGCGGGGAGCTTGACCGCGCGACCGTGCTGGAGTCTGCTCACCGCATTCTTCGCACCAGTATTTTGCAGGCGGCAACGCGCGAACAGCAGGAGCCGAAGGCGACCATGATCGCCTCTCCCGCGCACCGGGCCCTTGCCCTGCAGGCAGCCGCGGAGTCAATCGTGCTGCTCAAGAACGATGCCGTTGATGAGGCACCGCTCCTGCCATTGGCTCCCGGCACGAGGCGGCTCGCTGTCATCGGGCGACTCGCTGACGAAGACAACTTGGGCGATCATGGCTCCTCTCGCGTTCGGCCGCCATCCACCGTCTCCCCGTTGCAAGGATTGCGCGAAGCGTTCCCGGAGGCGCAGATCACGACCGCCACTGGAAAGAACGAGAGCGCTGCCGCCGAGCTCGCGGCGCAGGCAGAAACTGTTGTCGTTGTCGTGGGCCTCGACCAGCACGACGAGGGTGAGTCCGTCGTTACGGGTGGAGTTGACGTCGGGATACTCGGCCGCGCATTCAACTCTGGTCTGTCTCGCCGTATCTTCATCGGGCTGGCGCACCTCGCGGCACGCTTCGTGCGCGGCGGCGATCGGAGTTCGCTCGAACTTCGTCCGTCCGACGCGAGCCTTATCCGCGCCGTCACCGCAGCCAATCCGCGCACCGTCGTGGTGCTGATTGGCGGGAGCGCGATCGTGACCGACGCGTGGCGGGATAGCGTTCCTGCGCTTGTTCTTGCGTGGTACGGCGGCATGGAAGGTGGACACGCGCTCGCGAGCATGCTGACGGGAGACACCGAACCCGGAGGTCGCTTGCCGTTTGTCATCCCGCGTGACGCGGCGCATCTGCCCCCGTTCGATAGCGCAGCTAAAGCCGTTGTGTATGACGACAAGTGGGGCCAGCGCCATCTCGACGGAGCCGGTATCGCTCCCGCGTTCCCGTTCGGATTCGGGTTGGGCTACACGACCATGACGCACGAGCTCCTCGATCACACGTTTACTGATGCGGGTGGCTCCGCGCGTATTCTCGTGACCAATACGGGCGATCGCGACGGATCGATTGTCGTGCAGCTTTACGCCGCCGATCTGTCGGCCGAGCATCCGGTAGCTCAGCTAGTGGGTTTTCAGAAAGTGACGCTGCAGCGCGGGAAGAGTGCGACCGTGCAGGTCGCGCTCGACGCGGGGCCGACGTTACAGCGGGATCCACGTACTCGGCAGTGGCACGCGCGAGCCGGCGATTGGGCGCTGCTTGCCGCTCAACACAGCCCGTCGCACTGGGCAGGCGCCGTGCCATTGCGGCCCGCCGCCAACTAG
- a CDS encoding GNAT family N-acetyltransferase codes for MEDTYELELRSVPFEHADSVMLRSAQRAELTARYGTEDSEPGAKPTSDSVTVFLIAYVDGVPAGCGGLRELDNGGFEIKRMYVTPAQRGSGIAIAVLRGLEEWARAQSATELVLETGTAQPDAMRFYEREGYSRIESFGAYAGEPLSVCYSKAL; via the coding sequence GTGGAAGACACTTACGAACTTGAACTCCGTAGCGTTCCCTTCGAGCACGCTGACTCGGTGATGCTGCGTTCTGCGCAGCGTGCTGAGCTCACTGCGCGCTACGGAACTGAAGACAGCGAGCCTGGCGCTAAGCCGACATCCGACAGCGTCACGGTGTTTCTCATCGCCTACGTTGACGGTGTTCCTGCCGGCTGCGGTGGGCTTCGCGAGCTCGACAATGGCGGTTTCGAGATCAAGCGGATGTACGTCACTCCGGCCCAGCGCGGCAGCGGTATTGCGATCGCCGTGCTGAGAGGGCTTGAGGAGTGGGCTCGTGCCCAGTCGGCTACTGAACTCGTATTGGAGACGGGAACTGCACAGCCTGACGCCATGCGGTTCTATGAGCGCGAGGGCTACAGCCGCATCGAAAGCTTCGGAGCTTATGCTGGCGAACCGCTCAGTGTCTGCTACTCAAAGGCGCTCTAG
- a CDS encoding mechanosensitive ion channel family protein — protein sequence MFEWVSWLGLAVAVVIALVAVVIAIGVLSLIVRGIARLRPGVYKTLAPTRRRLRVLMALLAVWVAISITLPVESFRGVIDGVTLVLVIAVSGWLLIAVINLLLNRTLTRYPTDVPDNRAARRIRTQIQLIRRVLAAVIIIVTIGAILLTLPGAEALGASVLASAGLVSVVAGIAAQSALANVFAGMQLAFSDAIRVDDVVIADGEWGRIEEITLTYIVVSIWDQRRLVLPSTYFTTTPFQNWTRNATELLGEINFDLDWHVNIDQMRAQLKKIVADSDLWDGRTANIQVVDATGGFVRVRVLISAADSGAQWDLRTLVREDMVGWLQQKNPAALPRTRVLMVENEARPRGRASIDPQERGLFSGSAEAEARRQEFTGAIAVQDNVPENLVGPEETDADEAQASTAKRTSTD from the coding sequence TTGTTTGAATGGGTATCGTGGCTGGGTCTTGCCGTCGCTGTAGTGATTGCGCTTGTCGCAGTTGTCATCGCTATCGGGGTGCTCTCCCTCATTGTGCGGGGAATCGCACGGCTGCGACCGGGGGTGTACAAAACCTTGGCACCGACTCGCCGCCGCCTGAGAGTGCTCATGGCATTGCTCGCCGTCTGGGTTGCGATCTCGATCACCCTCCCCGTTGAGAGTTTTCGCGGCGTTATCGATGGGGTAACCCTCGTGCTCGTCATTGCCGTCAGCGGGTGGCTGCTCATCGCTGTGATCAACCTCCTGCTCAATCGAACGCTCACTCGCTATCCCACGGATGTTCCCGACAACCGGGCCGCTCGCCGCATCCGCACCCAGATTCAACTGATTCGTCGGGTGCTTGCTGCGGTCATCATCATTGTCACAATCGGTGCCATTCTGTTGACGCTCCCCGGAGCAGAAGCGCTCGGCGCGAGTGTTCTCGCCTCCGCTGGCCTCGTCAGCGTTGTCGCCGGCATCGCCGCGCAATCAGCTCTCGCTAACGTGTTCGCGGGAATGCAGCTCGCCTTCAGCGATGCCATCCGAGTAGATGACGTTGTCATCGCCGACGGTGAGTGGGGCCGTATTGAAGAAATCACCCTCACCTACATTGTCGTGAGCATCTGGGATCAGCGACGCCTCGTGCTGCCATCCACCTACTTCACGACCACGCCATTCCAGAACTGGACCCGCAACGCCACCGAGCTTCTTGGCGAGATCAACTTCGATCTCGACTGGCACGTCAATATCGATCAAATGCGCGCGCAGCTCAAAAAAATCGTGGCCGACTCCGACCTGTGGGATGGCCGCACCGCCAACATCCAAGTCGTGGATGCCACGGGTGGCTTCGTGCGCGTACGTGTGCTGATCAGCGCCGCAGACTCTGGCGCACAGTGGGATCTCCGCACCCTCGTTCGCGAAGACATGGTCGGCTGGTTGCAGCAGAAGAACCCCGCAGCGCTGCCCCGCACTCGCGTGCTCATGGTGGAGAACGAAGCCCGGCCGCGCGGTCGTGCTTCCATTGATCCTCAGGAGCGCGGGCTGTTCAGCGGCAGCGCGGAAGCTGAAGCGCGCCGCCAAGAGTTCACGGGAGCAATTGCGGTTCAGGACAATGTCCCCGAGAACCTGGTTGGCCCAGAAGAAACCGATGCCGACGAGGCGCAGGCCTCGACAGCGAAGCGCACTTCCACCGACTAG
- a CDS encoding catalase, producing MTEPTTTQAGAPIASDEHSLTTGPDGVIGLHDRFLVEKLASFNRERVPERNPHAKGAGAFGEFVVTEDVSRFTKAAVFQKGATSETILRFSSVAGEQGSPDTWRDVRGFALRFYTTEGNLDIVGNNTPVFFIRDGMKFPDFIHSQKRLGDSGLRDGDMQWDFWTLSPESAHQVTYLMGDRGLSKSWRHLNGYSSHTYQWINAEGERFWVQYHFKSRQGVELMEAAEAERIAGEDADYYRRDLFNAIADGDYPTWDVSVQVMPYEEAKTYRFNPFDLTKTWSHKDYPLIPVGHFTLNRNPENFFAQIEQSAFSPSNMVPGTDISPDKMLMARVFSYPDAQRNRIGTNYNQLPVNQPHASEARNYQHEGSMNYKIGDAAARTYTPNSFGGPAAQPELAGEGGWATDGELLRAAATLHSEDDDFGQAGTLYRDVFSAESKARFIETLTGQGRGITIPEILERFYWYWTSVDADLGATLRQTVPGNDDTSNEEADPVGVGPAN from the coding sequence GTGACAGAACCCACGACAACCCAGGCCGGCGCACCCATTGCGAGCGACGAACATTCGCTCACGACAGGTCCTGATGGCGTAATCGGGCTCCACGACCGTTTTCTGGTCGAGAAGCTCGCATCGTTCAACCGCGAGCGGGTGCCGGAGCGCAACCCCCACGCCAAGGGTGCTGGAGCATTTGGTGAGTTCGTCGTCACAGAAGACGTGTCTCGGTTCACCAAGGCTGCCGTCTTCCAGAAGGGCGCAACGAGTGAAACCATTCTGCGTTTCTCGTCCGTAGCCGGAGAACAGGGTTCGCCTGACACCTGGCGCGACGTTCGCGGCTTCGCGCTGCGTTTCTACACCACCGAGGGAAACCTCGACATCGTCGGAAACAACACTCCCGTCTTCTTCATTCGTGACGGCATGAAGTTCCCCGACTTCATCCACTCGCAGAAGCGCCTCGGCGACTCCGGTCTTCGTGACGGTGACATGCAGTGGGACTTCTGGACCCTTTCGCCTGAAAGCGCCCACCAGGTCACGTACCTCATGGGTGACCGCGGCCTCTCCAAGTCATGGCGCCACCTCAACGGCTACAGCTCGCACACCTACCAGTGGATCAACGCTGAAGGCGAGCGCTTCTGGGTGCAGTACCACTTCAAGTCCCGCCAGGGTGTTGAGCTCATGGAAGCTGCCGAAGCCGAGCGCATCGCCGGAGAAGACGCCGACTACTACCGTCGCGACCTCTTCAACGCCATCGCCGACGGCGACTACCCCACCTGGGATGTCTCGGTGCAGGTCATGCCGTACGAAGAAGCCAAGACCTACCGCTTCAACCCCTTCGACCTCACCAAGACGTGGTCGCACAAGGACTACCCGCTGATTCCGGTTGGCCACTTCACGCTCAACCGCAACCCGGAGAACTTCTTCGCGCAGATCGAGCAGTCAGCGTTCTCGCCGTCGAACATGGTTCCCGGCACCGACATCAGCCCAGACAAGATGCTGATGGCGCGGGTGTTCTCCTACCCGGATGCCCAGCGCAACCGCATCGGCACCAACTACAACCAGCTGCCGGTGAACCAGCCGCACGCCTCTGAAGCGCGCAACTACCAGCACGAAGGTTCGATGAACTACAAGATCGGTGACGCGGCCGCTCGCACGTACACGCCGAACTCGTTCGGCGGCCCCGCAGCTCAGCCCGAGCTTGCTGGCGAAGGTGGCTGGGCAACCGACGGCGAACTGCTTCGCGCCGCAGCAACGCTGCACTCCGAAGACGACGACTTCGGCCAGGCCGGAACGCTCTACCGCGATGTCTTCTCGGCAGAGTCAAAGGCTCGCTTCATCGAAACGCTCACCGGACAGGGCCGTGGCATCACGATTCCCGAGATCCTCGAGCGCTTCTACTGGTACTGGACAAGTGTGGATGCTGACCTCGGCGCCACGCTGCGCCAGACAGTTCCCGGCAACGATGACACCAGCAACGAAGAGGCTGATCCCGTCGGAGTTGGTCCAGCCAACTAG
- a CDS encoding type II CAAX prenyl endopeptidase Rce1 family protein, with product MPALDSAAPTIPLSSRSWGLVPAALLSGSAVLLFSLRMPLLGYVVVALALAAAWFTDSRKLTDGLAKDLFLIATGMVIVSTISVAADISWGNFFLLGFVLAAAVAVPYALSRFVFKDRLIRFRWRGGWPWNRVQWGYLFLVLFLGWLILPFYFITSGVYLNWPAVVAPDEIGRLFVGVNAVGTWDELFFILTVFVLFRRHFPVWQANLLQMVIFVSFLWELGYQSWGPLLTIPFALLQGWIYSTTKSLVYVLSVHLLFDAVVFLVIVHARNPGVIGFFLL from the coding sequence ATGCCCGCACTCGATAGCGCTGCACCCACAATTCCCCTCAGCTCACGAAGTTGGGGCCTTGTTCCCGCAGCGCTATTGAGCGGGTCAGCGGTTCTCCTGTTCTCCCTGCGGATGCCGCTGCTCGGCTATGTCGTTGTGGCGTTGGCGCTCGCCGCAGCCTGGTTCACCGACAGCCGCAAGCTCACGGATGGCCTCGCGAAAGACCTGTTTCTCATTGCCACCGGCATGGTCATCGTCTCGACCATTTCGGTGGCCGCTGACATCAGCTGGGGCAACTTCTTCCTGCTCGGGTTCGTTCTGGCGGCGGCCGTGGCCGTTCCCTATGCGCTGTCACGTTTCGTGTTCAAGGATCGCCTCATCCGTTTTCGCTGGCGGGGCGGATGGCCGTGGAACCGTGTTCAGTGGGGCTACCTGTTTCTCGTGCTCTTTCTCGGCTGGCTCATCCTGCCGTTCTACTTCATCACGAGCGGTGTCTACCTCAACTGGCCTGCGGTCGTTGCGCCTGACGAGATTGGTCGGCTATTTGTTGGAGTGAACGCCGTCGGCACCTGGGACGAGTTGTTCTTCATCCTCACCGTCTTCGTGCTCTTCCGGCGGCACTTTCCGGTCTGGCAGGCGAACCTGCTGCAGATGGTGATCTTTGTGTCGTTCCTGTGGGAACTGGGCTATCAGTCGTGGGGCCCGCTGCTGACGATCCCGTTCGCCCTGCTGCAAGGCTGGATCTACTCGACCACGAAGTCACTGGTCTACGTGTTGAGCGTGCACCTACTGTTTGACGCGGTCGTGTTCCTCGTCATCGTGCACGCGCGCAACCCGGGAGTAATCGGGTTCTTCCTGCTGTAG
- a CDS encoding glycosyltransferase — translation MPETHTADPSAAGGERVLILSAGVGSGHNSAAAAVRQACDARADVAEVKVLDVLQVSSTLYRDVLGKGYFVLAKGLPWLLEWAYDVSDAPFWRRGPIDPWTQANSLPVIREIKRFQPTAIVSTHFLPAQLMATLLMRGVIDAKTAVVTTDYDPQGLWLTSAFHSFNVAREEGKIELMALGLPPERVAATGIPISVYSDAEVNRVAHDVPHILISAGAAGGDYAVAAVRQTLHMRSVFTATVVCGHNEQTRADIEKLVGADDRFQILGFTTEMPALLRRADLFVGKPGGLSASECMAAGLPMVLVNPIPGQEVRNGDYLMEQGAAVRCNDVTTLGWKIDQIVSEPGRLQRMQAAAKSTGRPDAAADVLTGLLDGPRRPIVVTRAAQKAILAASEKRMVASDLRGDSALVRLTDPTDNSTVALLKADELQDLQKRYASAEGELVLRPDQTLASLRWEGRRLIRAVLRNDDSLRVRIDALPQT, via the coding sequence ATGCCAGAGACCCACACCGCCGATCCCTCCGCAGCCGGAGGAGAGCGGGTATTGATCTTGTCCGCTGGCGTCGGGTCGGGTCATAACAGCGCCGCCGCGGCAGTGCGCCAAGCGTGTGACGCGCGCGCTGATGTCGCCGAAGTGAAGGTCCTCGATGTGCTTCAGGTCAGCAGCACCCTGTACCGCGATGTGTTGGGCAAGGGCTACTTCGTGCTTGCCAAAGGTTTACCATGGCTGCTCGAGTGGGCGTACGACGTCAGCGACGCCCCCTTTTGGCGCCGCGGACCGATCGACCCCTGGACTCAGGCCAACTCTCTTCCTGTGATTCGGGAGATCAAACGCTTTCAGCCCACCGCGATCGTCAGCACGCATTTTCTGCCCGCCCAGCTCATGGCGACGCTCCTCATGCGCGGAGTCATCGATGCCAAAACAGCGGTTGTCACGACCGACTACGATCCGCAAGGCCTCTGGCTGACAAGCGCATTCCACTCGTTCAACGTGGCGCGGGAGGAAGGCAAGATCGAGCTGATGGCGCTCGGCCTGCCGCCCGAGCGCGTGGCAGCTACCGGCATCCCGATCAGCGTGTATTCGGATGCCGAGGTTAACCGCGTCGCTCATGACGTTCCCCACATCTTGATTTCTGCGGGCGCTGCGGGCGGAGACTACGCCGTCGCTGCGGTGCGGCAGACGCTGCATATGCGCTCGGTGTTTACCGCGACGGTCGTCTGCGGACACAACGAGCAGACTCGTGCCGACATTGAGAAACTCGTCGGGGCTGACGATCGCTTCCAGATTCTGGGCTTCACGACTGAGATGCCCGCACTGCTCAGAAGGGCCGACCTGTTTGTGGGTAAACCGGGTGGGCTCTCGGCCTCCGAATGCATGGCAGCGGGGTTGCCCATGGTGCTGGTGAACCCCATCCCGGGGCAAGAAGTTCGCAACGGTGATTACCTGATGGAGCAGGGTGCTGCTGTTCGTTGCAACGACGTCACCACGCTCGGTTGGAAGATCGACCAGATCGTGAGCGAGCCTGGTCGCCTCCAACGAATGCAAGCGGCCGCGAAGAGCACCGGACGACCGGATGCCGCGGCAGACGTTCTCACCGGGCTGCTTGATGGCCCGCGCCGCCCGATCGTCGTGACCCGCGCCGCGCAAAAAGCTATTCTTGCCGCCAGCGAAAAACGAATGGTGGCGAGCGATCTACGGGGAGATTCTGCTCTGGTGCGGCTGACCGACCCCACCGACAACAGCACGGTGGCACTCCTGAAAGCAGACGAACTGCAAGACCTGCAGAAGCGGTACGCGTCGGCTGAGGGCGAGTTAGTGCTCCGCCCCGATCAGACGCTTGCTTCGCTTCGGTGGGAAGGCCGCCGACTTATTCGGGCCGTGCTGCGCAATGACGATTCCCTGCGTGTTCGCATCGACGCGCTTCCGCAGACGTAG
- a CDS encoding phage tail protein yields MPSPLRAPSRSLRLFAGAAVAAVLLAGCTAQGSSADALQKACIDASSSAIKLIAAADPCGAGFVEAVFVTEAAADGVAGADGVNGTDGINGADGLAGANGVDGADGAAGAAGKTGPTGADGATGETGHAGVPGAVGLTGATGPMGIDGMTGMMGPMGANGALGAPGSMGAPGSDGQTGAQGPQGATGETGATGATGATGPAGNSLLAAHFGTDVGGASNGSRSTCIVGTLSLTASSLAGDGMVADGRSLPVSGNETLFLMISNVYGGDGINNFKIPNMSAVTPNGMTWNLCVTGILPNFP; encoded by the coding sequence TTGCCTTCACCGCTTCGCGCTCCCTCACGCTCTCTTCGACTCTTTGCAGGTGCGGCCGTCGCTGCTGTTCTGCTGGCCGGGTGCACGGCTCAAGGAAGCTCCGCGGATGCGCTGCAGAAGGCTTGCATTGACGCATCCTCCTCGGCAATCAAACTCATCGCCGCCGCAGACCCGTGCGGTGCAGGCTTTGTCGAGGCCGTGTTCGTGACGGAGGCAGCGGCCGACGGAGTTGCCGGCGCAGACGGTGTTAACGGCACCGACGGCATCAACGGAGCAGATGGACTCGCCGGCGCGAACGGCGTCGACGGAGCAGATGGCGCCGCCGGTGCCGCCGGAAAGACCGGCCCGACTGGAGCAGACGGCGCTACGGGAGAAACCGGGCACGCCGGAGTTCCCGGCGCGGTAGGCCTCACCGGAGCAACCGGCCCCATGGGTATAGACGGCATGACGGGAATGATGGGTCCGATGGGGGCAAACGGCGCTCTAGGTGCACCCGGCTCGATGGGAGCACCCGGCTCGGACGGGCAAACAGGCGCGCAGGGACCTCAGGGCGCGACGGGCGAAACCGGCGCTACTGGTGCAACCGGCGCAACCGGACCCGCAGGAAACTCTCTTCTCGCAGCCCATTTCGGAACCGACGTCGGCGGAGCTAGCAACGGCAGCAGAAGCACGTGCATTGTAGGCACGCTCTCTCTGACTGCCTCTTCGCTGGCCGGCGATGGCATGGTTGCTGATGGCCGATCTTTGCCCGTCTCCGGCAATGAAACGCTGTTTTTGATGATCAGCAACGTCTATGGCGGCGATGGAATCAACAACTTCAAGATCCCCAACATGAGTGCTGTGACACCTAACGGCATGACTTGGAATCTCTGTGTGACTGGAATCCTCCCCAATTTCCCGTAA
- a CDS encoding sulfite exporter TauE/SafE family protein, translating to MLALVALAVVIGALSQRITGMGFALVASPLIVILLGPFDGVLVVNLCGVVSSLLIIPRVWRHIEWRTLAWLAIPAVAAIIPGSLLVTRLPGAVMQLGVGVLVIVALTATLVITRAERVVPARPAAIVAGAASGFMNTAAGVGGPALSIYAVLMRWPQVNFAATLQPYFVIVGTASLATKAFFSGGVLPDLDAASWILIIGSLLVGLALGEVLTRHISHRVARIAVIIVAYLGGTVAIIDGALALAS from the coding sequence GTGCTCGCTCTTGTCGCTCTCGCCGTCGTTATAGGAGCACTCTCTCAACGCATCACCGGCATGGGTTTCGCGCTCGTGGCGTCTCCGCTGATCGTGATTCTGCTCGGGCCCTTCGACGGGGTGCTCGTCGTGAACCTGTGTGGTGTCGTCTCGTCTCTGCTCATCATCCCGCGCGTGTGGCGACACATCGAGTGGCGCACTCTCGCGTGGCTGGCGATCCCGGCGGTCGCGGCCATCATCCCGGGCTCACTGCTCGTGACTCGACTTCCCGGCGCTGTTATGCAGTTGGGGGTTGGGGTTCTCGTGATTGTTGCCCTCACCGCGACCCTGGTCATCACGCGCGCGGAGCGTGTCGTTCCGGCCCGCCCGGCGGCGATCGTCGCGGGGGCGGCATCCGGCTTCATGAATACGGCTGCGGGAGTCGGCGGCCCGGCCCTCAGCATTTATGCGGTGCTGATGCGCTGGCCTCAAGTGAACTTCGCGGCCACTCTGCAGCCCTACTTTGTGATCGTCGGCACGGCATCCCTCGCGACGAAGGCGTTCTTTTCGGGCGGGGTGCTTCCTGATTTGGATGCCGCCAGCTGGATCCTCATCATCGGTTCGCTGCTGGTGGGGCTCGCGCTCGGTGAAGTGCTCACTCGTCACATCAGTCATCGAGTTGCCCGTATCGCGGTGATCATCGTGGCCTACCTCGGAGGGACCGTCGCGATCATCGACGGTGCGCTCGCTCTCGCTTCTTAA